The following proteins are co-located in the Maridesulfovibrio sp. genome:
- the pbpC gene encoding penicillin-binding protein 1C, protein MRNRNLLILGGSILFLIICFFALDLIFPFPEHKLHQPVASVVKDRDGKVLRIFLPTDGARRMHADFDKISPVLKKTLLASEDQWFEFHPGINPISIVRAAFMNMAAGRVVSGASTIPMQIARMAEPKKRTLWAKSIEAFRALQLKLHHSNDELLEIYLNMLPYGGNIVGVGAASHFYFGHEPDTLSLGEAALLTTIPRGPVYYDPLRNTQQAREGRNRVMHQLSAKGVFPADEIARNMKLPLPDSIKPVPLAAPHFSRMVLERNGQATEVTTTLDSTLQQAAQEMLKTHVARLRGDDIDNAACVIIHIPSREIRALVGSADFFEKGYGGAINLADKKRSPGSTLKPFIYGLAFDQGKLVPDSFVYDIPVDYAGYSPQNYDRIYHGQVTVREALAKSLNIPAVNTLAATGVAEFIELLKKGGISTLDKSPMEYGLPLALGGCEIKLTELTNLYASLADGGKLKSFTVSSNENTVETQILSPQAAWLVLEMLSSVTRPEMNDTWMLTRDMPEAAWKTGTSFGHRDAWAVGLSGDYAIGVWVGNPDGRPRKGISGAVHGGPLLFDLLRVAAPGGKLPPPPEGSGLSEVEVCAHSRQLPGPFCTKRATIRTLAGKTRLHPCEECRQIFVDSKSGYRISGECLGRKGIKTKIIRTIPAKLTSWRAENNLEVPHLPPLAHDCGLIPSGIAPKIISPAANTPYLLRKDTPLKFQQIALKAEAGPDSGTLYWFLDGRLVSQGKFDEKLFTEVSVGEHRISVSDEIGRVDAVEFEVR, encoded by the coding sequence ATGAGAAACAGAAATCTTCTAATACTTGGTGGGTCAATCCTTTTTCTCATCATATGTTTTTTTGCGCTCGATCTGATTTTTCCTTTCCCTGAACACAAGCTGCATCAACCAGTTGCCTCGGTTGTAAAAGACCGTGATGGCAAAGTGTTGCGTATTTTCCTGCCTACGGACGGGGCGCGACGCATGCATGCGGATTTTGATAAGATTTCTCCGGTCTTGAAAAAAACCTTGCTTGCTTCGGAAGATCAGTGGTTTGAATTTCATCCGGGAATTAACCCCATCTCCATTGTCCGTGCGGCCTTCATGAATATGGCTGCAGGACGAGTTGTATCAGGGGCCTCGACCATTCCAATGCAGATTGCGCGTATGGCTGAGCCGAAGAAAAGAACGCTCTGGGCTAAAAGCATTGAGGCTTTTCGAGCCTTACAGCTCAAGCTGCATCATTCAAATGATGAATTGCTGGAAATCTACCTGAACATGCTGCCTTACGGCGGAAACATCGTTGGTGTCGGCGCGGCTTCACATTTCTATTTCGGACATGAACCGGACACACTTTCGCTGGGTGAAGCAGCTCTGCTGACCACAATTCCCCGTGGTCCTGTCTATTATGATCCCCTGCGCAATACGCAGCAGGCACGCGAAGGGCGCAACCGTGTCATGCATCAGCTGTCGGCAAAAGGAGTTTTCCCGGCAGATGAAATTGCACGCAACATGAAACTGCCATTGCCGGATTCCATAAAACCGGTTCCACTTGCAGCACCTCACTTTTCGCGCATGGTCTTGGAGCGAAATGGGCAAGCAACTGAAGTAACCACGACTCTTGATTCAACTTTGCAGCAGGCCGCACAGGAAATGCTCAAAACCCACGTAGCCCGGCTGCGCGGTGATGACATCGACAACGCTGCCTGCGTGATCATTCATATCCCCAGCCGCGAGATACGTGCTCTGGTCGGTTCGGCGGATTTTTTTGAAAAAGGGTACGGCGGAGCCATCAATCTGGCTGACAAGAAACGCTCTCCCGGTTCTACTCTCAAGCCTTTTATCTACGGGCTGGCCTTCGATCAGGGCAAGCTGGTCCCGGATTCTTTTGTCTACGACATTCCCGTGGATTATGCCGGATATTCCCCGCAGAACTACGACCGCATCTACCATGGACAGGTCACGGTAAGGGAGGCTCTTGCAAAATCCCTCAATATCCCGGCAGTAAACACTCTCGCCGCCACCGGGGTAGCGGAATTTATCGAGCTGCTCAAAAAGGGCGGGATCAGCACACTTGATAAATCGCCCATGGAATACGGTCTGCCCCTTGCCTTAGGTGGCTGTGAAATCAAGCTGACCGAACTGACCAACCTTTATGCTTCATTAGCTGATGGTGGAAAATTGAAATCTTTCACCGTTTCTAGCAATGAGAATACGGTAGAAACACAGATTCTTTCTCCGCAGGCAGCATGGCTTGTCCTTGAAATGCTTTCCTCGGTAACCAGACCGGAAATGAATGACACATGGATGCTGACCCGCGACATGCCAGAGGCAGCTTGGAAGACAGGAACGTCTTTCGGACACCGTGACGCGTGGGCTGTGGGACTTTCCGGTGATTACGCCATCGGCGTATGGGTTGGAAACCCGGACGGCAGGCCTCGCAAGGGAATATCCGGGGCTGTGCATGGCGGACCGTTACTTTTTGATCTGCTTCGTGTGGCTGCTCCGGGCGGCAAACTCCCCCCGCCGCCGGAAGGTTCAGGTCTCAGCGAAGTGGAGGTCTGCGCACACAGCCGTCAGCTTCCCGGACCATTCTGTACCAAGCGTGCAACCATCCGCACCCTTGCCGGAAAAACACGCCTGCATCCATGCGAAGAATGCCGCCAGATTTTTGTGGATTCCAAAAGCGGTTACCGAATTTCCGGTGAATGCCTCGGACGCAAGGGTATCAAGACAAAAATCATCCGTACTATCCCAGCCAAACTTACCAGTTGGCGGGCGGAAAACAATCTCGAAGTACCGCACCTGCCACCGCTGGCACACGATTGCGGGCTGATTCCTTCCGGCATCGCCCCGAAGATAATCTCTCCGGCAGCAAACACACCCTACCTGCTGCGCAAGGACACCCCGTTGAAATTCCAGCAGATCGCCCTCAAAGCCGAAGCCGGACCGGATAGCGGGACCTTATACTGGTTCCTCGACGGACGCTTGGTCAGTCAGGGTAAATTTGATGAAAAGCTGTTCACGGAAGTTAGTGTCGGGGAACACAGGATTTCAGTTAGCGATGAGATCGGGCGTGTGGATGCAGTTGAATTTGAGGTGCGCTAG
- a CDS encoding alpha/beta hydrolase: MNPYRPAKAEDYKECLGHPSQVVDTSVGPVEYADMGEGSVLLSVHGGPGGYDQGLAISECFRLNGFRVIAPSRPGYLGTPLSSGQSLESQADALAAMLDTLGLDKVAVLGASAGGPSTYLLAQNHPDRVSALIEIDSVCMRYTKADEISKAEELLFLSKAGMWLMDFLMSHFPAAMVKSFLQTESTLDKHEIRERVKHVLKDPAKIAMVEVLSNTMTTNYELRKSGVANDLDTMRPLDRLPLDKVSCPALIIHGDADNDVPPAQAEYAAHSISDAELYWIEKGSHMGFWLADGAESVQQYAVTWLQDKFR, translated from the coding sequence ATGAACCCTTATCGTCCAGCTAAGGCTGAAGATTATAAAGAATGTCTGGGGCATCCTTCACAGGTAGTAGATACTTCCGTAGGCCCTGTTGAATACGCTGATATGGGCGAAGGCTCTGTGCTCTTGAGCGTGCACGGAGGGCCGGGAGGATATGATCAGGGATTGGCAATCAGTGAGTGTTTTCGGCTTAATGGTTTCAGGGTTATCGCACCATCACGTCCGGGATATTTAGGTACTCCTTTGTCCAGTGGGCAATCTTTGGAAAGTCAGGCAGACGCTTTGGCGGCTATGCTTGATACTTTAGGTTTAGACAAAGTTGCTGTTCTGGGCGCGTCAGCAGGGGGACCGTCGACCTATCTGTTGGCGCAAAATCATCCGGATCGTGTGTCAGCTCTTATTGAAATCGATTCTGTTTGTATGCGTTATACAAAGGCTGATGAGATTTCCAAGGCTGAGGAACTACTATTTTTGAGTAAGGCCGGTATGTGGTTGATGGATTTTTTGATGAGCCATTTCCCGGCGGCAATGGTCAAAAGTTTCCTGCAAACTGAAAGTACTCTGGACAAGCACGAGATTCGCGAGCGGGTTAAACATGTTCTTAAGGACCCGGCAAAGATCGCCATGGTTGAGGTGCTGTCAAACACTATGACTACCAATTACGAGTTGCGTAAATCCGGTGTTGCCAACGATCTTGATACTATGCGCCCTCTTGATAGACTTCCTCTGGATAAGGTTTCATGTCCGGCTTTGATCATACATGGCGATGCAGATAATGACGTACCTCCGGCTCAAGCCGAATACGCTGCTCACTCAATTTCCGATGCAGAACTTTACTGGATCGAGAAAGGCTCGCATATGGGATTCTGGCTGGCTGACGGCGCTGAATCTGTCCAGCAGTACGCAGTAACATGGTTGCAGGATAAATTCCGTTAG
- a CDS encoding SidJ-related pseudokinase produces MRKNEAIAYARGLTPEREFSAAYMDVRNLRSLIQKDPECADNEIVHAVWDMLIEQRYSSQRMSQLLYRECAKTLAAIGHGCPDSVVSHSALQLQIQAASSCKKYAAVEASAGLGVLPFDISLPDSPEQFSGFAPSVKWGTLLTNAEVVGEPVFSGRSAVMAANGENRIFAIKILRKGENPEGLHLEGRWMERLCNEGATAGVRFDCPQPYTIGGHVVFKLEGLPSRAPENLHEELYAMAYHAHSDYFIYPNDDREDKRSSAEEMLEIMGRNSFLLGQLAGRGIVHDAPIPLFHNRVQATRRTDEGVYEWRRFGRLDRWLDSCRYPNFGRSGLRDFEHLQVMKPGRDSFYWVIGSHFMSILLVLGSWFRAQEPELCGLDANGEPIDARHLFDADFFEQAVKHCFDQYYHGFTGKEFHNEINLHIPELVQDMINEMGVDRHMFEFMRVVDQELLEEKEFRKYLIKCGMEPDKAYSIEKNKADIPLTTGPHLGDFNSTISLPEIIEWSAMAAGCCIASRALGDRWDA; encoded by the coding sequence TTGAGAAAAAACGAAGCGATTGCTTATGCGCGGGGATTAACTCCGGAACGAGAGTTCAGCGCTGCCTATATGGATGTACGTAACCTGCGTTCATTGATCCAGAAAGATCCTGAGTGTGCGGATAATGAGATTGTCCACGCGGTCTGGGATATGCTTATTGAACAGCGTTACAGCTCTCAGCGTATGTCTCAGCTCCTCTATCGGGAATGCGCCAAGACTCTTGCCGCTATCGGTCACGGCTGCCCGGACTCGGTCGTCTCGCATTCCGCCTTGCAATTACAAATTCAGGCTGCTTCCAGTTGCAAAAAATACGCTGCAGTTGAAGCCTCTGCAGGGCTGGGCGTTTTGCCTTTTGATATTTCCTTGCCAGACTCCCCGGAACAGTTTTCAGGTTTTGCGCCCAGTGTTAAATGGGGCACCCTGCTCACAAATGCCGAGGTTGTGGGGGAACCTGTCTTTTCAGGGCGTAGTGCGGTTATGGCGGCGAATGGCGAGAACCGTATCTTTGCCATTAAAATTTTACGCAAGGGCGAGAATCCCGAAGGGTTGCACCTTGAAGGGCGCTGGATGGAACGGCTGTGCAATGAAGGTGCTACGGCCGGTGTCCGTTTTGATTGTCCTCAGCCTTACACGATTGGCGGACACGTGGTTTTCAAGCTGGAAGGGCTGCCCTCAAGAGCTCCAGAAAATCTGCATGAAGAGCTTTATGCCATGGCCTATCATGCCCATAGCGATTATTTTATTTACCCCAATGATGACCGGGAAGATAAGCGCAGTTCAGCAGAAGAAATGTTGGAAATAATGGGCCGCAATTCTTTCCTGCTCGGGCAATTGGCCGGGCGGGGCATAGTGCATGATGCGCCCATCCCTCTTTTCCATAACCGTGTGCAGGCCACCAGACGTACTGATGAAGGCGTTTATGAATGGCGCAGGTTCGGACGTTTGGATCGCTGGCTGGATTCCTGCCGCTACCCTAACTTCGGGCGTTCAGGATTGCGGGACTTTGAGCATTTGCAGGTGATGAAGCCGGGGCGCGATTCCTTCTACTGGGTCATTGGTTCACATTTTATGTCCATCCTGCTGGTTCTGGGCAGCTGGTTTCGGGCGCAGGAGCCTGAACTTTGCGGTCTTGATGCCAATGGTGAGCCAATTGATGCCCGCCATTTATTCGATGCTGATTTCTTTGAACAGGCTGTTAAGCATTGTTTTGACCAATATTACCACGGGTTCACCGGAAAAGAATTTCATAATGAAATAAACCTGCACATCCCGGAACTGGTGCAGGATATGATCAATGAAATGGGTGTTGATCGCCATATGTTCGAATTCATGCGCGTAGTGGATCAGGAACTTCTGGAAGAAAAAGAGTTCCGCAAATATCTTATTAAATGCGGCATGGAACCGGATAAGGCATATTCCATCGAAAAGAATAAGGCAGACATTCCCCTGACCACCGGACCGCATCTCGGAGACTTCAACAGCACCATTTCATTGCCGGAAATTATAGAATGGTCGGCCATGGCTGCGGGGTGCTGCATTGCTTCGCGGGCTTTGGGTGATAGGTGGGATGCATAA
- a CDS encoding double-cubane-cluster-containing anaerobic reductase: MEKASYTDMWENLNLDIEAHEGLLEVLGKFYGDIYMSQQGRLQGMEYLDFVLSEVHGMRIQELVEAKEQGRKVIGTFCVFVPEELTLAVDAIQVGLCAGAEAGTEAAETVVPRNTCALIKSFIGFKMAKICPYTESCDLIIGETTCDGKKKAYEAFGEMASMYVMEIPQRKEASDRALWKAEVLRFKEELEKLTGKTITAEALKKSIKTVNDKRRALQRLNTLRAAVPTPISGRDVLLINQVSFYDDPIRFTNSINTLCDQIEERIAKNKGIVPEKTPRLMLAGCPMAVPNWKLPYIVESSGAVVVSEESCIGTRNTRDLVDESAETVEDMIDAICERYMKIDCACFTPNNERLENIKKLAEETNVDGVIHYSLMFCQPYTHETFKVEKALAEAEVPMLAIETDYSMEDVEQLKTRVEAFVEIIS; the protein is encoded by the coding sequence ATGGAAAAAGCTTCGTACACAGATATGTGGGAAAACCTGAACCTCGACATTGAGGCCCATGAAGGCCTGCTGGAAGTTCTGGGAAAATTTTACGGCGACATCTACATGAGCCAGCAGGGACGCTTGCAGGGTATGGAATACCTTGATTTCGTTCTTTCCGAAGTACACGGAATGCGCATTCAGGAACTGGTTGAAGCCAAGGAACAGGGTCGCAAAGTCATTGGGACCTTCTGCGTATTCGTTCCTGAAGAACTTACCCTTGCTGTGGATGCAATCCAGGTCGGCCTTTGTGCCGGAGCTGAGGCCGGAACCGAAGCAGCAGAGACAGTTGTTCCCCGCAACACCTGTGCTCTGATCAAATCTTTCATCGGCTTTAAAATGGCTAAGATCTGTCCTTACACCGAATCCTGCGACCTGATCATCGGTGAAACAACCTGTGACGGTAAAAAGAAAGCCTACGAAGCATTCGGCGAAATGGCCTCCATGTACGTCATGGAAATCCCTCAGCGCAAAGAAGCTTCCGACCGCGCCCTCTGGAAGGCCGAAGTTCTGCGCTTCAAGGAAGAGCTTGAAAAGCTGACCGGAAAGACCATTACTGCCGAAGCACTCAAGAAATCCATCAAAACCGTCAACGACAAACGTCGCGCCCTGCAACGTTTGAACACCCTGCGTGCTGCTGTACCCACCCCCATTTCCGGACGTGATGTACTGCTCATCAATCAGGTCAGCTTTTACGATGATCCGATCCGCTTCACCAATTCTATTAATACTCTCTGCGACCAGATTGAAGAACGCATCGCTAAAAATAAAGGTATCGTTCCTGAAAAGACTCCCCGACTCATGCTCGCCGGATGTCCCATGGCTGTACCCAACTGGAAGCTGCCCTACATTGTTGAAAGTTCCGGCGCAGTAGTTGTTTCCGAGGAATCCTGCATCGGTACCCGCAACACACGTGATCTGGTTGATGAATCTGCAGAAACAGTAGAAGACATGATCGACGCAATTTGCGAGCGTTACATGAAAATCGACTGTGCCTGCTTCACTCCCAACAATGAGCGTCTTGAAAACATCAAAAAGCTTGCCGAAGAAACCAACGTTGACGGTGTGATCCACTACTCGCTCATGTTCTGCCAGCCTTACACTCACGAAACTTTCAAGGTTGAAAAGGCTCTGGCTGAAGCCGAAGTCCCCATGCTGGCAATTGAAACCGACTACAGCATGGAAGATGTCGAGCAATTAAAAACTCGCGTTGAAGCATTTGTAGAAATTATCTCTTAG
- a CDS encoding acyl-CoA dehydratase activase, producing MIAGIDIGSRSMELVVLEGDEIAFKRKLPTTFDPSAQIRTILEDVKLDRIAATGYGRKLVTEELTGCECFSLTEIKAYALGVSHLYPEARTILDIGGQDTKAISLLGKGKVAKFEMNDRCAAGTGKFLEHLATVFQIPIEDFGSYALEGTEPLMINSMCTVFAETEATSLMAQGKNPRDIALGLHGSIVRRTTNMLGRVGLKGPLVFAGGVANNPCVVSMLKDSLNIDPLIPEEPDFAGALGAALYGKVQ from the coding sequence ATGATTGCTGGCATTGATATCGGCTCACGTTCCATGGAACTGGTTGTTCTGGAGGGTGATGAAATAGCTTTCAAACGCAAGCTTCCTACCACTTTTGATCCCTCAGCGCAGATCAGAACAATACTTGAAGACGTCAAACTGGATCGCATTGCAGCCACCGGGTACGGACGTAAGTTGGTCACAGAGGAACTGACCGGTTGTGAGTGCTTCTCGCTGACAGAAATTAAGGCTTATGCACTGGGAGTCTCTCATCTTTACCCTGAAGCGCGGACTATTCTGGATATAGGCGGACAGGACACCAAAGCTATCTCATTGCTCGGCAAAGGCAAAGTGGCGAAGTTCGAAATGAATGACCGCTGCGCCGCCGGAACCGGTAAATTTCTGGAGCATCTGGCGACAGTATTTCAAATACCCATTGAGGATTTCGGAAGCTATGCTCTGGAAGGGACAGAGCCGCTCATGATTAACAGCATGTGTACTGTCTTTGCAGAGACCGAAGCCACCTCGCTCATGGCACAAGGAAAAAATCCGCGCGATATTGCACTGGGACTGCATGGTTCCATTGTCCGCCGCACCACAAACATGCTGGGTCGAGTCGGATTGAAAGGACCGCTGGTCTTCGCCGGCGGAGTTGCCAATAATCCTTGTGTTGTCAGCATGTTGAAAGACTCTTTGAACATTGACCCGCTCATTCCAGAAGAGCCTGATTTTGCAGGAGCACTTGGTGCAGCCCTGTACGGAAAGGTGCAATAA
- a CDS encoding 30S ribosomal protein S1: protein MSEKNLETNGEENFAELFEAFQSESNDNLQVGDQIKGTVISITKDSVFVDTGSKVDGIVDRDELTDEEGELTVKDGDTVELYVISMNNNEIVLSKAMSGAGGLNMLREAYENKVPVEGKVAETCKGGFRVKMMHRKVFCPVSQIDTSFVEDAEAFVGSTHNFQVIKFEENGRNIVVSRRVLLEQEQEKARESFMQEVQPDAVMEGKVTKLMPFGAFVELTPGVEGMVHISELSWSRSAKPEDIVQPGDEVSVRILSIESRKDGKGLKISLSLKQLQADPWDEIGDKFKAGDKTTGTVVRCADFGAFVEIAPGIEGLVHVSEMSYTKRVHKPEEEVSPGQEVAVMIKEIDPVKRRIGLSIKEAAGDPWMDMEDTFKIGQEVEGTVENRAEFGIFINLAPGITGLLPMSRITRSGKQAELEALKPGDKVKISIEEINTTDRKVTLTAGEAQKADGDSDWKEYTKSAPKKSAPRKSAPKNSSSSSAAGTSSGSGGFGGLLGDKLQEAMKNKK from the coding sequence ATGTCCGAGAAAAACTTGGAAACAAATGGCGAAGAGAACTTTGCCGAACTGTTTGAAGCCTTCCAGTCTGAATCCAACGACAATCTTCAGGTCGGAGACCAAATCAAAGGAACCGTCATTTCCATCACCAAAGATTCCGTGTTCGTTGACACCGGATCCAAAGTGGATGGAATTGTCGACCGTGATGAACTGACCGATGAAGAAGGCGAGCTGACCGTTAAGGACGGAGATACCGTGGAACTCTACGTTATTTCCATGAACAACAATGAAATCGTCCTTTCCAAAGCCATGTCCGGCGCGGGCGGACTCAATATGCTGCGTGAAGCATACGAGAACAAAGTCCCCGTTGAAGGCAAGGTTGCAGAAACCTGCAAAGGCGGCTTCAGAGTTAAAATGATGCACCGCAAAGTATTCTGCCCCGTAAGCCAGATCGACACTTCTTTTGTCGAAGATGCTGAAGCTTTCGTTGGCAGCACCCACAATTTTCAGGTCATCAAGTTCGAAGAAAACGGTCGCAACATTGTTGTTTCCAGAAGGGTTCTTCTCGAACAGGAACAGGAAAAAGCACGTGAAAGCTTCATGCAGGAAGTTCAGCCAGATGCAGTAATGGAAGGTAAGGTCACCAAACTGATGCCTTTCGGCGCATTTGTTGAACTTACTCCCGGCGTAGAAGGCATGGTTCACATTTCCGAACTGAGCTGGTCCCGCTCCGCCAAGCCTGAGGACATTGTCCAGCCCGGCGATGAAGTATCCGTTCGCATCCTGTCCATTGAATCACGCAAAGACGGTAAAGGCCTCAAAATAAGTCTTTCCCTCAAACAGCTGCAGGCTGATCCCTGGGATGAAATCGGCGATAAATTCAAGGCCGGAGACAAGACCACCGGTACTGTTGTCCGTTGTGCCGACTTCGGTGCATTCGTTGAAATCGCTCCCGGCATCGAAGGACTCGTTCATGTTTCTGAAATGAGCTACACCAAGCGCGTTCACAAACCTGAAGAAGAAGTCTCCCCCGGTCAGGAAGTTGCTGTCATGATCAAAGAGATCGATCCGGTCAAACGCCGCATCGGCCTTTCCATTAAAGAAGCTGCAGGCGATCCCTGGATGGACATGGAAGACACTTTCAAGATTGGTCAGGAAGTAGAAGGAACCGTGGAAAACCGTGCTGAATTCGGTATCTTCATCAACCTCGCTCCCGGTATCACCGGCCTGCTGCCCATGTCCCGCATCACCCGTTCCGGCAAACAGGCTGAACTTGAAGCCCTTAAGCCCGGTGACAAGGTTAAAATCTCCATCGAAGAGATCAACACCACAGACCGCAAGGTAACCCTCACCGCAGGTGAAGCACAGAAAGCTGACGGAGACAGCGACTGGAAAGAATACACCAAGTCCGCTCCCAAGAAGTCTGCACCCCGCAAATCCGCTCCCAAAAACTCTTCCTCTTCAAGTGCCGCAGGTACTTCCAGTGGTTCCGGCGGTTTCGGCGGCCTGCTTGGTGACAAGCTTCAAGAAGCCATGAAAAACAAAAAATAG
- a CDS encoding sulfite exporter TauE/SafE family protein encodes MSPFLLVPAIFFTAGMVQGLTGFGQALLAMPLLAIIVDIKLAVPVCTLCGLVINMYMTNRLRKSLDRSKILPLIIGSIPGSILGTMMLKEINGDYIRLFLGFLIAGFAAYSLLARTPKFNISNKWGYFAGFLTGSIAAAVSAGGPPSIIYASIQGWKKDTVKATLVSLFLFSGILAAAGHLLSGLTTLLAFKLVLASVLPIFAGTYLGNKLSNRLSDEFYSRIVMTLLVIMGLMLIFQNV; translated from the coding sequence ATGTCTCCTTTTCTGCTTGTACCAGCTATTTTTTTTACAGCAGGAATGGTTCAGGGTTTAACCGGTTTCGGTCAGGCTCTGCTTGCCATGCCCCTTCTTGCAATTATTGTCGACATTAAATTAGCAGTACCGGTCTGTACTCTCTGCGGCTTGGTCATTAATATGTATATGACCAACAGGCTGCGCAAAAGTCTTGACCGCTCCAAAATCCTTCCCCTTATTATAGGCAGTATTCCCGGATCAATCTTAGGGACTATGATGCTGAAAGAAATCAACGGGGATTACATCAGGTTATTCCTCGGCTTCCTGATTGCCGGATTTGCAGCGTATTCCCTGCTGGCGAGGACGCCTAAATTCAACATCAGCAATAAATGGGGATACTTTGCGGGCTTCCTTACCGGATCAATAGCTGCGGCTGTAAGCGCAGGAGGACCGCCAAGTATTATCTACGCTTCAATTCAGGGTTGGAAAAAAGATACGGTAAAAGCAACTCTGGTCAGCCTGTTCCTGTTTTCCGGCATACTGGCCGCAGCAGGACATCTCCTCAGCGGACTTACAACATTATTAGCTTTCAAGCTGGTGCTGGCCTCAGTCCTACCCATTTTCGCCGGGACATACCTCGGTAACAAGCTCTCCAACCGTCTTTCTGACGAATTCTACAGCAGAATCGTCATGACACTTCTTGTCATCATGGGATTGATGCTTATATTCCAGAACGTCTAA
- a CDS encoding FxsA family protein — translation MFAKIFLGFVLIPLIDLYILVQIGSKIGTLNAIALCLLTAFVGAALAKSQGVATMQKVQENLNRGIMPAEDILDAVLIFLAGLVLLTPGFMTDIFGLLILFPLTRGYFKRMLRAQFENMKNNPNIHVVHHNSEFTAWTNQEQPRRRIDDHDVIDVEVEDKKDDKPLQ, via the coding sequence ATGTTCGCTAAGATTTTTCTGGGTTTTGTCCTCATTCCCTTGATCGATCTCTACATTCTGGTTCAGATCGGCTCAAAAATCGGGACCCTCAATGCTATTGCCCTTTGTCTGCTGACCGCCTTTGTGGGTGCTGCTCTTGCCAAATCACAAGGCGTGGCCACCATGCAAAAGGTTCAGGAAAACCTCAATCGGGGAATCATGCCCGCCGAGGACATCCTCGATGCAGTATTGATCTTTCTGGCCGGTCTGGTCCTGCTGACCCCGGGTTTCATGACTGACATATTCGGTTTACTCATCCTCTTCCCGCTGACCCGCGGATATTTTAAACGGATGCTCAGAGCCCAGTTTGAAAACATGAAGAACAACCCCAACATCCACGTGGTGCATCATAATTCCGAATTCACCGCCTGGACCAATCAAGAACAACCCAGAAGACGCATTGATGACCACGATGTCATTGATGTTGAAGTTGAAGATAAAAAAGACGATAAGCCGCTGCAGTAA
- a CDS encoding septal ring lytic transglycosylase RlpA family protein: protein MIRCFFLVQLLLLMVAVPSFAQDKAQNGTEDVSVSETIVIPADYKEEGMASWYGEKFQGKLTASGEPYDMKRMTAAHNYLPLGVKVNVTNLSNQKKVAVIINDRGPFVPDRIIDLSRAAAQQLGFIDAGKAKVLIEPYRPEPEPKPADATTSAVVYKKLYGAFYIQAGAYKVKANADRLIERLNKAGFHNTRTVRVVTDSAQIFKVQLGMYKTLANARKAHLSLGKGFPGTFILADVIQD from the coding sequence ATGATCAGATGTTTTTTCTTGGTGCAGCTTTTGCTGCTGATGGTTGCGGTTCCTTCTTTTGCACAGGATAAAGCTCAAAACGGTACGGAAGACGTTTCCGTGTCCGAAACAATTGTAATTCCTGCTGACTATAAAGAGGAAGGCATGGCTTCATGGTATGGCGAGAAGTTTCAGGGAAAGCTTACTGCCAGCGGTGAACCTTATGACATGAAGAGAATGACCGCCGCCCATAATTATCTGCCATTGGGCGTGAAGGTGAATGTAACCAACCTCAGCAACCAAAAGAAAGTCGCAGTAATTATCAATGACCGCGGCCCATTTGTTCCTGATCGAATTATCGACCTTTCCCGCGCCGCAGCTCAGCAGCTTGGATTTATTGATGCAGGTAAAGCCAAGGTTCTCATTGAGCCCTACCGACCGGAACCTGAGCCCAAGCCTGCTGACGCAACTACTTCTGCTGTGGTGTACAAGAAGCTTTACGGCGCATTTTACATTCAGGCCGGAGCCTACAAGGTTAAAGCTAACGCCGACCGTCTTATCGAAAGACTTAATAAAGCCGGATTCCACAATACCCGCACCGTCCGTGTTGTTACCGACAGTGCTCAGATTTTCAAAGTCCAGCTGGGCATGTACAAGACTTTAGCTAATGCCCGTAAAGCGCACCTCTCTTTAGGTAAGGGCTTTCCCGGTACGTTTATTCTGGCGGATGTGATTCAGGATTAA